From one Humulus lupulus chromosome 8, drHumLupu1.1, whole genome shotgun sequence genomic stretch:
- the LOC133796836 gene encoding translation machinery-associated protein 22 — MAEKPQPVRVLYCGVCSLPAEYCEFGPDFEKCKPWLIQNAPDLYPDLIKESNSNETDKITEKLQSTGISSGGGDGAASSASKPEEVKRLPGGKIKKKEKPEVVIEKVTRNKRKCITTVKGLELFGVKLSEASKKLGKKFATGASVVKGPTEKEQIDVQGDIAYDIVEFITDTWPDVPETAIFFIEDGRKVPAA; from the exons ATGGCGGAGAAGCCCCAACCAGTACGAGTGCTTTACTGTGGCGTATGCAGTTTACCTGCCGAGTACTGTGAATTCGGACCCGATTTCGAAAAGTGCAAGCCCTGGTTGATCCAAAACGCCCCGGACCTCTATCCCGATCTTATCAAAG AATCTAATTCGAATGAAACTGATAAAATTACCGAGAAGTTACAATCTACTGGTATTTCTTCGGGAGGTGGTGATGGGGCTGCTTCTTCAG CATCTAAGCCAGAGGAGGTCAAACGTCTTCCTGGTGGGAAGATAAAGAAAAAG GAGAAGCCAGAAGTTGTCATTGAAAAAGTTACACGTAATAAACGAAAATGTATCACCACTGTGAAAGGGCTGGAACTTTTTG GTGTCAAACTTAGTGAAGCCTCAAAGAAACTTGGGAAAAAGTTTGCTACTGGAGCCTCAGTTGTCAAG GGGCCAACTGAGAAGGAACAGATTGATGTTCAAGGGGACATAGCCTATGATATTGTGGAGTTCATTACGGATACCTGGCCAGAT GTTCCAGAAACTGCAATTTTCTTTATAGAGGACGGAAGAAAAGTGCCAGCCGCTTAA
- the LOC133796837 gene encoding protein BRI1-5 ENHANCED 1 produces the protein MEEEEEEGRGTCCVTGGTGYVASWLIMRLLQHGYSIRATVRSHSSSDNQRDISYLTSLPGAKERLEIMEADLDRPESFNRAIQGCVGVFHLAHPMNVDGKETEEIVTRRAVEGTLGILKACLANSDTIKRVVYTSSAVTVLFNDNGASSLNDETTWSDLEVCRRRSNNDRVSSSYLVSKTVVERTALEFAEKHGLDLVTLVIPLVVGPFICPKIPSSVYISLAMIFGDHDIYKHFVKFDMVHIDDVASAHIFFMEEHCTDNDAKARRYICSSADTTVHELFHSLSTRYPEFHISLLDDLKEIKIDKKYSSLSSVKLLKTGFKFKFGLDEMLAGAIQSCKDKGFL, from the exons atggaagaagaagaagaagaaggtagaGGTACATGTTGTGTAACTGGTGGAACTGGCTATGTGGCTTCGTGGCTCATAATGAGACTTCTTCAACATGGTTATTCTATAAGAGCTACCGTTAGATCTCACTCATCATCAG ATAACCAAAGAGATATAAGCTACCTCACAAGCCTACCAGGAGCAAAAGAGAGACTGGAAATTATGGAAGCAGATCTGGACCGTCCAGAGAGTTTCAACAGAGCAATCCAAGGGTGCGTAGGAGTCTTTCATTTAGCCCATCCCATGAACGTGGACGGAAAGGAGACGGAGGAAATAGTTACCAGAAGAGCCGTGGAAGGGACACTTGGCATCCTCAAGGCTTGCCTCGCCAACTCGGACACCATAAAACGCGTCGTTTACACTTCCAGTGCCGTAACGGTTTTGTTCAACGACAACGGAGCTAGCAGCCTAAACGACGAAACGACATGGAGCGATCTTGAGGTTTGTCGTCGTAGGAGCAATAATGATAGAGTAAGCTCTTCTTATTTGGTATCCAAGACTGTAGTGGAGAGAACCGCCCTAGAGTTTGCGGAGAAGCATGGACTAGATCTCGTTACTTTGGTTATTCCCTTGGTGGTTGGACCTTTTATTTGTCCCAAGATACCTTCCTCCGTTTACATTTCACTCGCCATGATTTTTG GTGACCATGATATATATAAACATTTTGTTAAGTTTGATATGGTACacatagatgacgtggcaagtgccCATATCTTTTTTATGGAGGAACATTGTACTGATAATGATGCGAAAGCAAGGAGGTACATTTGTTCTTCAGCGGATACAACTGTTCACGAATTATTTCATTCTCTCTCAACAAGATACCCAGAATTTCATATATCATTACTAGA TGATTTAAAAGAAATTAAGATTGATAAGAAATATTCTAGTCTGTCCTCAGTGAAGCTCTTGAAAACTGGGTTCAAGTTCAAATTCGGCCTCGATGAAATGCTTGCGGGTGCTATTCAAAGCTGCAAAGACAAGggttttctttaa